The following are from one region of the Hydrogenophaga sp. BPS33 genome:
- a CDS encoding MBL fold metallo-hydrolase encodes MVRPTQLLHPLRPLAAVRPAATVLLLRDSADPAKPGIEVLMTRRSMTASFAPGAYVFPGGGIDAADAQSHGMSSRRATQSDLHLTQAIAAIRESFEELGVLLAHRADGSPVDDSDIAMLERNAPFTAQCQAQGLTLDGAGVFVLAHWITDRDLPRRFDVPFLVARMPEGQQPVADEAEQFEPCWVRPADALERHKAGGFFIIFPTIRTLERLQAYANVQAVLDACAANDEPLWTSCPRGGLVHGTEKRYMEHEPAFGELAMVCPDGQLVHSLDWQHEQAVQLLKNVQRLTAPNPGYMTGPGTNSYVVGDPATGHIVIDPGPDEPAHIERLWRAAGGRIQAIVCTHSHPDHSPGAPRLQALCVAAGLEKPPILGLPSADTSRENSRFTPERALADGEQIVLLGQSGEATVSHTLEVVHTPGHAANHLCLALVEDGLLFTGDHILNGSTTVIDPPDGNMGAYLDSLDKLDAVCERHGIEFLLPAHGYVLGDLRRAADNPSAPVNGGARAAIAHLKAHRLAREAKVARALQALPEGTPDDWVKIAYDDVPDRLWPVAKRSLMAHVEHIQSLGGFNL; translated from the coding sequence ATGGTTCGCCCCACCCAACTCCTACACCCGCTCCGCCCGCTCGCTGCTGTGCGGCCCGCCGCCACCGTGCTGCTGTTGCGCGACAGCGCCGACCCCGCCAAGCCCGGCATCGAAGTGCTGATGACGCGCCGCTCAATGACGGCCAGCTTCGCGCCCGGCGCCTACGTGTTTCCCGGCGGCGGCATCGATGCCGCCGATGCGCAGTCCCACGGCATGTCCAGCCGTCGCGCCACGCAAAGCGACCTGCACCTCACGCAGGCCATTGCTGCCATCCGCGAAAGCTTCGAAGAACTCGGCGTGTTACTGGCGCACCGCGCCGACGGATCGCCGGTGGACGACAGCGACATCGCGATGCTCGAGCGCAACGCCCCGTTCACCGCGCAGTGCCAGGCCCAGGGCCTGACGCTCGATGGCGCGGGCGTGTTCGTGCTGGCGCACTGGATCACCGACCGCGACCTGCCGCGCCGCTTCGACGTGCCCTTCCTGGTCGCGCGCATGCCCGAAGGACAGCAACCGGTGGCCGACGAGGCCGAGCAGTTCGAACCGTGCTGGGTGCGCCCGGCCGACGCGCTGGAACGCCACAAGGCCGGTGGCTTCTTCATCATCTTCCCGACCATTCGCACGCTCGAGCGGCTGCAGGCCTACGCCAACGTGCAGGCGGTGCTGGACGCCTGTGCGGCCAACGACGAACCTCTGTGGACCAGTTGCCCGCGCGGAGGCCTTGTGCATGGCACCGAAAAGCGCTACATGGAGCACGAGCCCGCCTTCGGCGAACTCGCCATGGTCTGCCCCGACGGCCAACTCGTGCACAGCCTGGACTGGCAGCACGAACAAGCGGTTCAGCTGCTCAAGAACGTGCAACGCCTGACCGCGCCCAACCCGGGCTACATGACCGGCCCGGGCACCAACAGCTACGTGGTGGGCGACCCGGCCACCGGCCACATCGTGATCGACCCCGGGCCGGACGAGCCCGCGCACATCGAGCGGCTGTGGCGCGCGGCGGGTGGGCGCATCCAGGCCATCGTCTGCACGCACTCGCACCCCGACCACTCGCCCGGCGCGCCGCGCCTGCAAGCGCTGTGCGTGGCCGCCGGGTTGGAGAAACCGCCCATCCTGGGCCTGCCCAGCGCGGATACGTCGCGCGAGAACAGCCGCTTCACACCCGAGCGCGCGCTGGCCGATGGCGAGCAGATCGTCCTGCTGGGCCAGTCGGGCGAGGCCACGGTGTCGCACACGCTGGAGGTGGTGCACACGCCGGGTCACGCGGCCAACCACCTGTGCCTGGCGCTGGTGGAAGACGGCCTGTTGTTCACCGGCGACCACATCCTCAACGGCAGCACCACCGTGATCGACCCGCCCGACGGCAACATGGGCGCCTACCTCGATTCGCTGGACAAGCTCGACGCGGTGTGCGAACGCCACGGCATCGAATTCCTGCTGCCCGCGCACGGTTACGTGCTGGGCGATCTGCGCCGCGCGGCGGACAACCCCAGCGCGCCCGTGAACGGCGGCGCTCGTGCGGCCATTGCCCACCTCAAGGCACACCGCCTCGCACGCGAGGCCAAGGTGGCGCGCGCGCTGCAGGCCCTGCCCGAAGGCACGCCCGACGACTGGGTGAAGATCGCCTACGACGACGTGCCCGACCGCCTGTGGCCCGTGGCCAAGCGCTCTCTGATGGCCCACGTGGAACACATCCAGAGCCTGGGCGGCTTCAACCTTTGA
- a CDS encoding low affinity iron permease family protein, translating to MAKSTNGYSRFAKAASHFCGRPRVFTLATALIVVWLVSGPIFGFSDTWQLVINTGTTIITFLMVFLIQNTQNRDTEAMHVKLDELIRATQGAHTALLDLEELEEEELDAFRAKYEALAAQARARLQRGEQDTDSPET from the coding sequence ATGGCCAAATCCACCAACGGGTATTCGCGCTTCGCCAAAGCGGCCTCCCATTTCTGCGGCCGCCCGCGCGTGTTCACGCTGGCCACCGCGCTCATCGTGGTGTGGCTGGTGTCCGGCCCGATCTTCGGCTTCAGCGACACCTGGCAACTGGTGATCAACACCGGCACGACCATCATCACCTTCCTGATGGTCTTCCTGATCCAGAACACGCAGAACCGCGACACGGAAGCAATGCACGTGAAGCTCGACGAACTGATCCGCGCCACCCAGGGCGCGCACACCGCGCTGCTGGACCTGGAAGAACTCGAAGAGGAAGAACTCGACGCGTTTCGCGCGAAGTACGAAGCCCTGGCGGCGCAGGCACGCGCACGGCTCCAGCGCGGCGAGCAGGACACGGACAGCCCGGAGACTTGA
- a CDS encoding HpcH/HpaI aldolase/citrate lyase family protein — translation MNLSSARSFLFVPASRPERLAKALASAAGGVIVDLEDAVSPAEKPGARAQLVEALAALDATQRGRVLVRINAPGTEWHVPDLSAIAPWCAQGLCGAMVPKAESAQDLHAVASALGPAAALVPLVESLAGLDALPQIAGARQVRRLAFGHIDFQLDLGLRCTPDEPELAAVRFQIVAASRRATLAAPIDGVTVALSDGEATKRDAVRARAAGFGAKLCIHPSQVDTVNAVFAPTEEEVAWAQRVLVAAQASGGAAIQVDGKMIDLPVIRLAQQTLGQAPHRSA, via the coding sequence ATGAACCTGTCTTCTGCCCGCAGCTTTCTTTTTGTACCGGCCTCGCGCCCGGAACGCCTCGCCAAGGCGCTTGCGTCGGCGGCCGGTGGTGTGATCGTGGATCTGGAGGACGCGGTGTCGCCGGCCGAAAAACCGGGCGCGCGTGCCCAGTTGGTCGAGGCGCTGGCGGCGCTGGACGCAACGCAGCGAGGCCGTGTGCTGGTTCGCATCAACGCCCCCGGCACCGAATGGCATGTGCCAGACCTCAGCGCCATCGCACCGTGGTGCGCGCAAGGGCTGTGCGGTGCCATGGTGCCCAAGGCCGAGTCGGCGCAAGACCTGCACGCCGTGGCCAGTGCGCTCGGGCCCGCGGCCGCGCTCGTGCCGCTGGTGGAGTCGCTCGCGGGCCTGGACGCGTTGCCGCAGATCGCTGGCGCACGCCAGGTGCGCCGCCTGGCGTTCGGGCATATCGATTTCCAGCTCGACCTCGGCCTGCGGTGCACGCCGGACGAGCCCGAGCTGGCGGCGGTCCGCTTCCAGATCGTCGCGGCATCGCGGCGCGCCACGCTGGCCGCGCCGATCGATGGCGTCACGGTGGCGCTGTCCGATGGAGAGGCGACGAAGCGCGACGCCGTGCGCGCGCGCGCCGCTGGCTTTGGCGCCAAGCTGTGCATCCACCCTTCGCAGGTGGACACTGTGAACGCGGTGTTTGCGCCCACCGAAGAAGAGGTCGCCTGGGCGCAGCGCGTGCTGGTGGCCGCGCAAGCCAGCGGTGGTGCGGCGATCCAGGTGGACGGCAAGATGATCGACCTGCCGGTCATCCGCCTGGCGCAGCAGACCTTGGGACAGGCCCCGCACCGCAGCGCGTGA
- a CDS encoding CaiB/BaiF CoA transferase family protein, giving the protein MLRPLDGITVVSLEHAIAAPFCTRQLADLGARVIKVERPGSGDFARDYDHRVQGLSSHFVWANRSKESLTLDLKQPEAFAVLMELLKDSDVFVQNLAPGAAARMGLGHAALQALNPRLVCCDISGYGEDGPYRDRKAYDLLIQSEAGFLDVTGTPEERCKAGNSVADIAAGMYAYSNILSALLLRGRTGVGSHIDVSMLEALAEWMGFPMYYAYDDQPAPTRQGASHATIFPYGPFRAGDGQDVMLGLQNEREWRAFCDQVLMQPALASDPRFDLNPKRSERRAELRGIIEAVFAGLSAQEVVARLDSAQIANAYVNRVGDLWTHPQLAARERLRTIGSPVGALKALLPPGANDCFDYRMDAVPGIGEHSEAILRCLGRTDDDIARMRTNGAV; this is encoded by the coding sequence ATGCTGCGACCGCTGGATGGCATCACCGTCGTATCGCTGGAACACGCCATCGCCGCGCCCTTCTGCACGCGGCAACTGGCCGATCTCGGCGCGCGCGTGATCAAGGTGGAGCGCCCGGGCAGCGGTGATTTCGCGCGCGACTACGACCACCGCGTCCAGGGCCTGTCTTCGCACTTCGTGTGGGCGAACCGCTCCAAGGAAAGCCTCACGCTCGACCTCAAGCAGCCCGAGGCCTTCGCGGTGCTCATGGAATTGCTGAAAGATTCGGACGTGTTCGTGCAGAACCTCGCCCCCGGTGCGGCCGCGCGCATGGGCCTGGGGCACGCCGCGCTGCAGGCGCTCAACCCGCGCCTGGTGTGCTGCGACATTTCCGGTTACGGCGAAGACGGCCCCTACCGCGACCGCAAGGCATACGACCTGCTGATCCAGAGCGAAGCGGGTTTTCTGGACGTCACCGGCACACCCGAGGAGCGCTGCAAGGCCGGCAACTCCGTGGCGGACATCGCGGCCGGCATGTACGCCTACAGCAACATCCTTTCGGCGCTCCTGCTGCGCGGGCGCACGGGCGTGGGCTCGCACATCGACGTGTCGATGCTCGAAGCACTGGCCGAGTGGATGGGCTTTCCCATGTACTACGCCTACGACGACCAGCCCGCACCCACGCGCCAGGGCGCGTCGCACGCCACCATCTTCCCCTACGGTCCCTTCCGCGCCGGCGATGGCCAGGACGTGATGCTGGGCCTGCAGAACGAGCGCGAATGGCGCGCGTTCTGCGATCAGGTGCTGATGCAGCCGGCGCTGGCGAGCGACCCGCGCTTCGACCTGAACCCCAAGCGCAGCGAGCGGCGCGCCGAGTTGCGCGGCATCATCGAAGCGGTGTTTGCGGGCCTGAGCGCGCAGGAGGTGGTCGCGCGGCTGGACAGCGCACAGATTGCCAACGCCTACGTGAACCGCGTGGGCGATCTCTGGACGCACCCGCAGCTGGCCGCGCGCGAACGCCTGCGCACCATCGGCTCGCCCGTGGGCGCGTTGAAAGCCTTGCTACCGCCCGGCGCGAACGACTGCTTCGACTACCGCATGGACGCGGTGCCCGGCATTGGCGAACACAGCGAAGCGATTCTGCGTTGCCTGGGCCGCACGGACGACGACATCGCCAGAATGCGCACCAATGGAGCCGTTTGA
- a CDS encoding acyl-CoA dehydrogenase family protein, whose translation MKQQIPAPDQYQDIRDAVRDLCSRYDAAYWQGVDGARGYPEAFVDALTGAGWLAAMIPQEYGGSGLGLAEASVVMEEVNLSGGNAGSVHGQMYNMGTLLRHGSPEQKRQYLPGIANGKLRLQTMAVTEPTTGTDTTQLKTTAVRKGDRYVVNGQKVWISRIQHSDLMILLARTTPLAEVKKKSEGMSIFIVDLHQAIGHGMTMRPIMNMVNHETNEVFFDNLEIPAENLIGIEGQGFKYILDGLNAERTLIAAECIGDAYWFVNKARAYANERVVFNRPIGQNQGVQFPIADAFIEAEAANLMRWKACSLFDAGKPCGGEANMAKYLAAKASWEAANVCLQTHGGFGFAHEYDVERKFRETRLYQVAPISTNLIYSYVAEHLLGLPRSF comes from the coding sequence ATGAAACAGCAAATCCCCGCACCCGATCAGTACCAGGACATCCGCGACGCCGTGCGCGACCTCTGCAGCCGCTATGACGCGGCCTATTGGCAGGGCGTCGATGGCGCGCGCGGCTATCCCGAGGCCTTCGTCGACGCGCTCACCGGCGCGGGTTGGCTGGCCGCCATGATCCCGCAGGAATACGGCGGCTCGGGTCTGGGCCTGGCCGAAGCGTCGGTGGTGATGGAAGAGGTGAATCTCTCGGGCGGCAACGCCGGCTCGGTGCACGGCCAGATGTACAACATGGGCACGCTGCTGCGCCACGGTTCGCCTGAGCAGAAGCGCCAGTACCTGCCCGGCATCGCCAACGGCAAACTGCGCCTGCAGACCATGGCCGTGACCGAGCCCACCACCGGCACCGACACCACGCAACTCAAGACCACGGCGGTGCGCAAGGGCGACCGCTACGTGGTCAATGGGCAGAAGGTATGGATCTCTCGTATCCAGCACTCCGACCTGATGATCCTCCTTGCTCGCACCACGCCCTTGGCCGAGGTGAAGAAGAAGAGCGAGGGCATGAGCATCTTCATCGTCGACCTGCACCAGGCCATCGGCCATGGCATGACGATGCGTCCGATCATGAACATGGTGAACCACGAGACCAACGAGGTGTTCTTCGACAACCTGGAAATTCCGGCAGAGAACCTGATCGGCATCGAAGGGCAGGGCTTCAAGTACATCCTCGACGGGCTCAACGCCGAGCGCACCCTGATCGCGGCCGAGTGCATCGGCGATGCCTACTGGTTCGTGAACAAGGCGCGAGCCTACGCCAACGAACGCGTCGTCTTCAACCGGCCCATCGGCCAGAACCAGGGTGTGCAGTTTCCGATCGCCGACGCGTTCATCGAGGCCGAAGCGGCGAACCTGATGCGCTGGAAAGCCTGCTCGCTGTTCGACGCAGGAAAGCCCTGCGGCGGCGAAGCCAACATGGCCAAGTACCTCGCTGCCAAGGCCTCGTGGGAAGCGGCCAACGTGTGCCTGCAAACCCACGGTGGCTTCGGCTTCGCGCACGAGTACGATGTGGAGCGCAAGTTCCGCGAGACGCGGCTGTACCAGGTCGCGCCGATCTCCACCAACCTCATCTATTCGTACGTGGCCGAGCACCTGCTGGGCTTGCCCAGGAGCTTCTGA
- a CDS encoding FAS1-like dehydratase domain-containing protein, which translates to MDTSNHRITPAALEHLRDWVGREETVDDDLSAAPVRGMAAMLDLAKVPGARGEALRPLWHWLYFLPRAPQAELGDDGHPRLGGFLPPVPLPRRMWAGGRLEWLAPLHVGDVVRRSSRIASVAHKAGRSGDLVFVTVRHEVSRDGEVALTEEQDIVYRAAAQPGDPVPVAQPAPTDAVWSCDIRPDPVLLFRYSALTFNGHRIHYDRDYATGVEGYPGLVVHGPLIATLLCELAVQQRPDARLRRFAFKAVRPTFDTSPLRVCGKPSADGQSAQLWAQDHEGALTMQADVQFA; encoded by the coding sequence ATGGACACCTCAAATCACCGCATCACGCCTGCGGCACTGGAACACCTGCGCGACTGGGTTGGCCGCGAAGAGACCGTCGACGACGACCTGAGCGCCGCCCCGGTGCGGGGTATGGCCGCGATGCTGGATCTCGCCAAGGTGCCGGGCGCTCGTGGCGAAGCGCTGCGGCCGCTCTGGCATTGGCTCTACTTTCTGCCGCGCGCACCGCAAGCCGAATTGGGTGATGACGGGCACCCGCGGCTTGGTGGCTTTCTGCCACCGGTGCCCCTGCCGCGCCGCATGTGGGCCGGTGGCCGCCTGGAATGGCTCGCGCCGCTGCACGTGGGCGACGTGGTGCGGCGCAGCTCGCGCATTGCCTCGGTGGCCCACAAGGCGGGGCGCTCGGGCGATCTCGTGTTCGTCACCGTGCGCCACGAGGTCTCGCGCGATGGCGAAGTGGCGCTGACCGAGGAGCAGGACATCGTCTACCGCGCGGCCGCGCAGCCGGGCGACCCGGTGCCCGTGGCGCAGCCCGCGCCCACGGATGCCGTGTGGTCGTGCGACATCCGGCCCGACCCGGTGCTGCTGTTTCGCTACTCCGCGCTCACCTTCAACGGCCACCGCATCCACTACGACCGCGACTACGCCACCGGCGTGGAAGGCTATCCGGGTCTGGTGGTGCACGGCCCCCTGATCGCCACGCTGCTGTGCGAGCTCGCCGTCCAGCAGCGCCCCGACGCGCGCTTGCGCCGCTTTGCGTTCAAAGCAGTGCGTCCGACCTTTGACACCTCCCCGTTGCGCGTCTGCGGCAAACCATCGGCCGATGGCCAGAGCGCCCAGCTCTGGGCGCAGGACCACGAAGGCGCGCTCACGATGCAGGCCGACGTCCAGTTTGCATAA
- a CDS encoding LysR family transcriptional regulator — protein sequence MNFNAIDLRLFIAIAQKSSITHGADTRHLSLAAASARVKALEDAAGVPLLIRKARGVALTPAGEAFLHHARAILRQTEALRAELNEYSRGLRGHVRVHANTTAFTDILPQVLPGFLKAHPRVNVELQERQNAEILTDVLDCSADLGIVSARVNAPGIKAMHFSTDRLVLVVPRSHRFARRKQMAFADTLDEDFVGMHPSSTLTEFLASMTAGTGKPMRIRVQLSNFDAVCRMIGTGVGIGIVPASSARRSLVDMPLVQVELKDAWRVRERFVISREGEPLPAFAQALVDALVAFHAPDAGKV from the coding sequence ATGAACTTCAATGCCATCGACCTGCGCCTGTTCATTGCGATCGCACAAAAATCCAGCATCACGCATGGTGCCGACACGCGGCATCTGTCCCTCGCGGCGGCCAGTGCGCGCGTGAAAGCGCTGGAAGACGCGGCCGGCGTGCCATTGCTGATTCGAAAGGCTCGGGGCGTGGCGCTCACCCCGGCGGGCGAGGCCTTTTTGCACCATGCGCGCGCCATCCTGCGCCAAACCGAGGCCCTGCGCGCGGAGCTCAACGAGTACTCGCGCGGCCTGCGCGGCCACGTGCGGGTGCACGCCAACACCACCGCCTTCACCGACATCCTGCCCCAGGTGCTGCCGGGCTTTCTCAAGGCGCACCCGCGCGTCAACGTGGAATTGCAGGAGCGCCAGAATGCCGAGATCCTGACCGACGTGCTCGACTGCAGCGCCGATCTGGGCATCGTCTCGGCCAGGGTGAATGCTCCCGGCATCAAGGCCATGCACTTCAGCACCGACCGGTTGGTGCTGGTGGTGCCGCGCAGCCACCGGTTCGCTCGCCGCAAGCAGATGGCCTTTGCCGACACGCTGGACGAAGACTTCGTCGGCATGCACCCGAGCAGCACGCTCACCGAGTTTCTGGCGTCGATGACGGCAGGCACCGGCAAGCCCATGCGCATCCGGGTGCAGCTCTCCAACTTCGACGCGGTCTGCCGCATGATCGGCACCGGCGTGGGCATCGGCATCGTGCCGGCCAGCAGCGCGCGGCGCAGCCTGGTCGACATGCCGCTCGTGCAGGTGGAGCTCAAGGACGCGTGGCGGGTGCGCGAGCGCTTCGTCATCTCGCGCGAAGGCGAGCCGTTGCCGGCGTTCGCGCAGGCGCTGGTGGATGCGTTGGTGGCGTTCCACGCGCCCGATGCAGGAAAAGTGTGA
- a CDS encoding LysR family transcriptional regulator: MTDFPSLPSAINLKLLHTFMLVGNAQSFRVAADRSHRSGSAVSSQIRQLEEQLGLSLFHRTTRQVRLTQDGERLLQHVRRAMAEVEAGLIESRETASLQRGVVYLACAPTIASSCLAQVLVAFGQRYPGIRVYVREITAAALYESVRRGEVDLGVSVEFDAADLVFERLLLDEMVALVPRAWHDGPAPSITLKALSRMPLLVLEQGTALRDIVEKALASQRLELATRYQFMQSQTLISMAAAGLGAAVIPAIAVPEWLPPSIHKVKIVRPRMVRTIATVTLAGRSLSPAAARMAALLKELLGARATPS; this comes from the coding sequence ATGACCGACTTCCCATCGCTGCCCAGTGCCATCAACCTCAAGCTGTTGCACACCTTCATGTTGGTGGGCAATGCCCAAAGTTTTCGGGTGGCAGCGGACCGTTCGCACCGGTCTGGATCGGCCGTGAGCAGTCAGATCCGGCAGCTCGAAGAGCAGTTGGGGTTGTCGCTGTTCCACCGCACCACGCGCCAGGTTCGGCTGACCCAGGATGGCGAACGCTTGCTGCAACACGTGCGTCGGGCAATGGCAGAGGTGGAGGCTGGCCTGATCGAGTCGAGAGAGACGGCCAGTTTGCAGCGCGGTGTCGTGTACCTGGCTTGTGCGCCCACGATCGCGAGCAGTTGCCTGGCCCAGGTGCTGGTGGCGTTCGGGCAGCGCTACCCGGGTATTCGTGTGTATGTGCGCGAAATCACCGCCGCAGCGCTGTACGAAAGCGTGCGCAGGGGCGAGGTCGATCTTGGTGTGAGCGTAGAGTTCGATGCGGCCGATCTCGTGTTTGAGCGTCTGCTGCTGGACGAAATGGTAGCGCTGGTGCCGCGTGCATGGCATGACGGACCTGCGCCGTCGATCACGCTGAAAGCCCTGTCCCGCATGCCCTTGTTGGTGCTGGAGCAGGGCACGGCGTTGCGGGACATTGTGGAAAAGGCGCTGGCTTCACAGCGGTTGGAACTCGCCACGCGTTACCAGTTCATGCAGTCGCAAACCTTGATCTCTATGGCCGCAGCGGGCCTGGGAGCCGCCGTGATCCCCGCGATCGCGGTGCCGGAATGGCTGCCGCCGTCGATCCACAAGGTCAAGATCGTTCGCCCACGCATGGTGCGCACGATTGCCACCGTCACGCTGGCAGGGCGGTCGTTGTCGCCGGCAGCGGCCAGAATGGCAGCGCTGTTGAAAGAGTTGTTGGGGGCCCGTGCCACGCCATCCTGA
- a CDS encoding Bug family tripartite tricarboxylate transporter substrate binding protein — protein MPPMTTRSFLRAASALVLSATILAPQVHAEPGYPSKPILIVAPFPPGNSSDVAARILGEYLSGKLGKPVIVENKTGASGQIGTGFVARSQPDGHTLLMTSTSSTISPAIYRSIPYNILTDFTPILRVAVAPMVLLVPKNAPYDRLEDFVGAVRQQPGQFAYATAGSGTIQHLTSAAFLARLNLNVQNVPYRGSPQALTDLIGGQVQFMFDAVLSARPHIESGKLKPLAVASLQPVAMLPNARTAASSTLTDLRDFEIEGWVGLMGPKGIPASISQRLNAVLQEGMRDPALRERLGNAGITLAPPNTPAQFAAFLRTDERRWGDIATAAQIPKE, from the coding sequence ATGCCACCCATGACCACACGCTCGTTCCTGCGCGCCGCCAGCGCGCTGGTGTTGAGCGCCACAATCCTCGCGCCCCAGGTGCACGCCGAACCCGGCTATCCCAGCAAGCCCATCCTGATCGTCGCCCCCTTCCCGCCCGGCAATTCGTCGGATGTGGCCGCTCGCATCCTGGGGGAATACCTGTCCGGCAAACTCGGCAAACCCGTCATCGTCGAGAACAAGACTGGTGCGTCCGGTCAGATCGGCACCGGTTTTGTCGCCCGGTCGCAGCCGGACGGCCACACTTTGCTGATGACATCGACCTCGTCGACCATCAGCCCGGCGATCTACCGCTCCATCCCCTACAACATCCTGACCGACTTCACACCGATCCTGCGCGTGGCGGTGGCGCCCATGGTGTTGCTGGTCCCGAAGAACGCGCCATACGACCGCCTGGAAGACTTTGTCGGCGCCGTGCGCCAACAGCCAGGGCAATTTGCCTACGCCACCGCCGGTTCGGGCACGATCCAGCACCTGACCTCGGCGGCATTCCTTGCGCGCCTGAACCTGAACGTGCAAAACGTGCCGTACCGGGGAAGCCCCCAAGCTCTCACCGACCTGATCGGCGGCCAGGTGCAGTTCATGTTCGACGCGGTTCTCTCGGCCCGTCCCCACATCGAATCCGGCAAGCTCAAGCCATTGGCGGTGGCCAGCCTGCAACCGGTGGCCATGTTGCCCAATGCACGTACGGCAGCGTCTTCGACGCTGACGGATCTGCGCGACTTCGAAATTGAGGGTTGGGTCGGTCTGATGGGGCCCAAAGGCATTCCTGCGTCGATCAGCCAACGGCTCAATGCCGTGCTGCAGGAAGGCATGCGGGACCCCGCCTTGCGCGAGCGGCTGGGCAACGCGGGAATCACGCTGGCGCCGCCCAACACGCCGGCGCAATTCGCGGCCTTCCTTCGCACCGACGAACGCCGCTGGGGCGACATCGCCACGGCCGCTCAAATCCCCAAGGAGTGA
- a CDS encoding RraA family protein, with the protein MPSEAAAVAALVALLTQASAGAAYEAAGQSGALAPEIRSLVPDTLCVGTAFTVQTPSGACNAIVEAVDQAPPGSVIVIDAGETGTACTWGGTAASIAQRRGIAGIVSSAYVRDVVALRADRFPVFARGTVAHGWKRGCGGTSGVPVCIGGQWIHPGDALCADDDGVVVIPRATAANALLALRARLAFEHETERMLANGGSYAQVMQAKAHLASRLPPVTQTPRHRGDSI; encoded by the coding sequence ATGCCGTCCGAAGCAGCAGCCGTGGCCGCGCTGGTCGCTCTGTTGACGCAGGCGTCGGCGGGTGCGGCCTACGAAGCCGCTGGCCAGAGCGGCGCGCTGGCGCCCGAGATCCGGTCACTGGTGCCCGACACCTTGTGTGTGGGCACGGCTTTCACGGTTCAGACACCGTCCGGCGCGTGCAACGCAATCGTGGAGGCGGTCGACCAGGCGCCTCCCGGTTCGGTCATCGTGATCGATGCGGGCGAGACGGGCACGGCCTGCACATGGGGCGGCACAGCCGCGTCCATCGCCCAAAGGCGCGGCATTGCCGGCATCGTCAGCAGTGCCTACGTCCGCGACGTGGTCGCGTTGCGCGCCGATCGTTTCCCGGTCTTCGCGCGCGGCACCGTGGCACATGGCTGGAAACGCGGCTGTGGCGGCACAAGCGGGGTTCCCGTGTGCATCGGCGGCCAATGGATCCACCCGGGCGACGCCCTGTGCGCCGACGACGACGGTGTGGTGGTCATTCCACGCGCGACAGCGGCCAATGCCTTGCTCGCGCTGCGGGCACGGCTGGCCTTCGAACACGAAACCGAACGCATGCTGGCCAATGGCGGAAGCTATGCCCAAGTGATGCAGGCCAAAGCACACCTGGCGTCGCGCCTCCCACCTGTCACCCAGACCCCACGCCACCGAGGAGATTCCATTTGA